A window of Cryptomeria japonica chromosome 3, Sugi_1.0, whole genome shotgun sequence contains these coding sequences:
- the LOC131056639 gene encoding coatomer subunit alpha-1-like: MLTKFETKSDRVKGLSFHPKRPWILSSLYSGVIQLWDYRMGTLIDTFDEHDGPVRGVHFHKSQPLFVSGGDDYKIKVWNYKMRRCLFTLLGHFDNIRTVYFHNEYPWIVSASDDHTIRIWDWQSQVCISLLRAHNHYVMCASFHLKEDLVVSASLDRTIRVWDVSALRKRTVSPAADILERTRMSTDPFGGGDVVVKYTLEGHDRGVSWASFHPSLPLIVSGADDYHVKLWQMNDTKAWEVDTLRGHVHNVCCVLFHARQDIIVSNSEDKSIRVWDMSKRTSVQTFRREHDRFRILSTHPEVNLLAAGHDSGMIVFKLERERPAYVVSGGSLLYIKDHFLRTYDFATQKDNPLIPIRRLGSSGPNQGPRSLSYNPTECSVLICSDVDGGAYELYDAPRESLGRSDSVHEAKRGIGGSAVFIARNRFAVLDKSHNQVTIKNLNNEVTKKCDLPFSADTIFFAGTGNLLCRSEDSVILFYLQQRRNIGEIRAPNVKYIVWSNDMESVALLSKHAIIIASKKLSERCKLRESIRVKSGAWDDNGIFIYSTLNHIKYCLPNGDSGIIRTLDVPVYITKVSGSSLYCLDRDGKNRVIQIDISECVFKLALMKKKYDEVMRIIRDSQLCGQAIIAYLQQKGFPEVALHFARDERTRFNLAVESGNIQIAVASAKEIDEKEHWHKLGVEALRQGNTDIVEYAYQRTKDFEQLSFLYLITGNLDKFTKMLRIAEIKNDVNGQFHNALYLGDIKERIKILQESGHLPLAYVTASVHGLTDIADTLAADLGGNLPTLPSGKRSSLLMPPVPILRGGDWPLLQVIKGIFECGLENSAGTAYEEEDQGNGADRGEDIAIENANGEVIMADDKEVTVGEDRDGGWDMEELELPQDVGITHDTLFVTPTQDMPVSQIWIQDSSLAGEHAAAGNFDTALELLNRQLGITNFSRLKPIILDLYMGSHVFLPALASAPVMLLAVERSRNDIGSPNVRGPPALVYSLSVVEEKRRVAYRAMTEGKFCEALRLFVNILHIIPIIVVDTRKEVDDVKKLIGIAKEYVLGLRMEIKRKEIKDDALRQQELAAYFTHCKLQIVHLRLALLNAMGICYKSGNYSTAANMACRLLETDPPTSHATKASQVLQACERNLQDANQVNYDFRNPFVVCASSFTPIYHGQKSVSCPYCTSQFVPTMSGKICTTCNLSIVGSDASGLLCSATQTR; encoded by the exons ATGCTGACCAAATTTGAAACCAAGAGCGATAGGGTAAAGGGGCTAAGCTTTCATCCCAAAAGGCCATGGATCCTTTCCAGTCTTTACAGCGGAGTCATTCAGCTATGGGACTATCGGATGGGAACTCTGATAGACACATTTGATGAGCATGATGGGCCTGTTCGAGGAGTACATTTTCACAAATCACAGCCATTATTTGTGTCTGGAG GTGATGACTACAAGATAAAGGTCTGGAACTACAAGATGCGGCGATGCCTTTTTACACTACTAGGGCACTTTGACAACATTCGCACAGTTTATTTCCATAACGAGTATCCTTGGATTGTTAGTGCAAGTGATGATCACACGATAAGGATCTGGGATTGGCAATCTCAAGTTTGCATATCTCTTCTTCGTGCTCACAATCATTATGTGATGTGTGCCTCTTTTCATCTCAAGGAGGATCTGGTTGTTTCCGCATCATTGGATCGAACTATTCGTGTGTGGGATGTAAGCGCTTTAAGGAAAAGAACTGTTTCTCCTGCTGCTGATATCTTGGAGCGGACACGGATGAGCACTGATCCCTTTGGAGGTGGTGATGTTGTTGTGAAGTATACTCTTGAGGGACATGATCGTGGTGTAAGCTGGGCCTCCTTTCATCCTAGCTTACCATTAATTGTGTCTGGTGCAGATGATTACCACGTTAAACTTTGGCAGATGAATG ATACAAAGGCTTGGGAAGTTGACACCCTAAGAGGACATGTACACAatgtgtgttgtgtgttgttccATGCACGCCAAGACATTATTGTTTCAAATTCTGAGGATAAAAGTATCCGAGTGTGGGATATGTCCAAGCGTACAAGTGTCCAAACTTTTCGTAGAGAGCATGATCGGTTCCGGATTCTTTCTACACATCCAGAAGTAAATCTTCTGGCAGCTGGGCATGACAGTGGGATGATTGTCTTCAAATTGGAGAGAGAGAGGCCTGCCTATGTCGTCTCTGGGGGCTCGCTACTATATATCAAGGATCATTTTCTACGTACTTATGATTTTGCAACTCAAAAAGACAATCCATTAATACCAATTCGCAGACTTGGTTCCAGTGGCccaaatcaagggccaagatctttATCATACAATCCAACAGAGTGTTCTGTTTTAATATGTTCAGATGTTGATGGTGGTGCCTATGAACTTTATGATGCGCCAAGGGAAAGTCTTGGTAGGAGTGATTCAGTACATGAGGCaaagagaggaataggaggatctgcTGTGTTCATTGCAAGGAATAGGTTTGCTGTTCTTGACAAGAGCCATAATCAGGTTACTATAAAGAACTTGAATAATGAGGTGACAAAAAAGTGCGATCTTCCATTCAGTGCAGATACAATTTTCTTTGCAGGGACAGGCAACCTACTTTGTAGATCAGAAGATAGTGTAATTCTTTTTTATCTGCAACAGAGAAGAAACATAGGGGAAATTCGTGCTCCAAATGTCAAGTACATAGTTTGGTCCAATGATATGGAGAGTGTAGCCTTGCTTAGTAAGCATGCAATCATTATTGCAAGCAAGAAGTTGTCAGAGAGATGCAAATTACGTGAGAGTATACGTGTCAAGAGTGGGGCTTGGGACGACAATGGCATTTTTATTTACTCAACTTTGAATCACATAAAATATTGCTTGCCAAATGGAGATAGTGGTATCATCAGAACGCTTGATGTTCCGGTATACATAACAAAGGTTTCTGGAAGTTCTCTTTATTGCCTAGATAGAGATGGTAAGAACCGAGTTATACAGATAGATATTAGTGAGTGTGTATTCAAGCTGGcattgatgaagaagaaatatGATGAAGTGATGAGGATAATTAGGGATTCTCAGCTCTGTGGACAGGCCATCATAGCTTACCTGCAACAGAAGGGATTTCCAGAGGTGGCCCTTCACTTTGCTAGAGATGAGAGAACTCGTTTCAACTTGGCTGTGGAGAGTGGAAACATTCAAATAGCTGTTGCTTCTGCAAAAGAGATTGATGAGAAGGAACATTGGCATAAGCTAGGAGTTGAAGCCCTTCGGCAGGGTAATACTGATATTGTAGAGTATGCATATCAAAGGACAAAGGATTTTGAACAGCTTTCCTTTCTATACCTGATTACTGGTAATTTAGATAAATTCACAAAGATGTTAAGGATTGCCGAAATAAAAAATGATGTAAACGGCCAGTTTCACAATGCATTATATTTGGGTGACATTAAAGAGCGCATTAAGATTTTGCAGGAATCTGGTCATCTACCACTTGCTTATGTCACTGCATCTGTTCATGGTCTTACGGATATTGCTGACACTCTTGCAGCTGATTTGGGAGGCAATCTTCCAACTCTACCTTCAGGAAAGAGATCATCGCTTCTGATGCCTCCTGTACCCATTCTGCGTGGCGGTGATTGGCCTTTGCTTCAGGTTATCAAAGGTATTTTTGAATGTGGTTTGGAAAATTCTGCTGGAACAGCTTATGAAGAAGAGGACCAAGGAAATGGTGCTGATCGGGGTGAAGACATTGCTATAGAAAATGCAAATGGCGAAGTTATAATGGCAGATGACAAAGAAGTTACAGTTGGAGAGGATAGAGATGGGGGATGGGATATGGAGGAGTTGGAACTTCCTCAAGATGTTGGAATCACTCATGATACATTGTTTGTAACCCCAACACAAGATATGCCAGTTAGCCAAATTTGGATACAAGATTCTTCTCTTGCTGGTGAGCATGCGGCTGCAGGCAATTTTGATACAGCTTTGGAGTTGCTAAATCGTCAACTTGGGATTACTAATTTCTCGCGATTGAAGCCTATAATTTTGGATCTGTATATGGGCAGTCATGTGTTCCTTCCAGCCCTTGCTTCTGCACCTGTTATGCTATTAGCAGTAGAAAGAAGTAGGAATGACATTGGGAGTCCAAATGTTAGGGGTCCCCCGGCCTTGGTATACAGTCTTTCTGTAGTTGAGGAGAAACGGAGAGTAGCTTACAGGGCAATGACAGAAGGTAAGTTCTGTGAAGCATTGAGGCTATTTGTGAACATTCTGCACATTATCCCAATTATTGTAGTAGACACAAGAAAGGAAGTTGATGATGTAAAAAAGTTGATTGGAATTGCCAAAGAATATGTTCTTGGTCTTCGAATGGAGATCAAGAGAAAAGAAATCAAAGATGATGCTCTCCGGCAACAGGAGCTTGCAGCTTATTTCACTCATTGCAAACTTCAGATAGTTCATTTAAGATTGGCTTTGCTAAATGCAATGGGCATCTGTTACAAGAGTGGGAACTATAGTACAGCGGCAAACATGGCATGCCGGCTTTTAGAAACTGACCCTCCAACAAGCCATGCAACAAAGGCTAGTCAAGTCCTTCAAGCCTGTGAGAGGAATTTGCAAGATGCAAACCAGGTAAACTATGACTTCAGAAATCCTTTTGTTGTCTGTGCTTCAAGTTTTACTCCAATATACCATGGCCAGAAAAGTGTTTCATGTCCATATTGTACATCACAGTTTGTTCCTACTATGTCTGGAAAGATTTGTACCACATGCAATCTTTCAATTGTGGGTTCAGATGCATCTGGACTACTTTGTTCTGCTACTCAAACAAGGTGA